TACGCGACCAGCTCCTATCCTGACTACCTCGATTTCCAGGCGGGCAACCGCGTGTTCACGGGCCTGCTCGCCTACAGCCCGTCGATTGGCGCGCTGAAGGCCGGCGATCGCTCGCGCATGGCGCTGGGCGAGGTCGTCACCGGGAATTATTTCCAGGTCCTCGGCATCTCCGCCGCCCTCGGGCGCACGCTGCTTCCAGAGGACGACCGCGCGGGAGCGCCGCGCGTGACGGTGATCTCGCACGCGGTATGGGCGCGCGACTTTGCCCGTGACCCCGCCGCGCTGGGGCGCACGCTGCTGATTCACGGGCAGCCTTACACCATCGTCGGCGTGGCACCGGAGGCGTTCACCGGCCTCGTGCCGATGCTGCAGCCGGAAATGTGGACGCCGATCGCCTGGGTCGAAGACGTCGAGCCGGCCGGCATCCAGGATGTCGTGCCCTCTCCGACCGGCACCTCGCGCCTCGATCGCCGGGGACAGCGCTGGCTGTTCATGAAAGGCCGGCTGAAGGACGGCGAGACCGCGGCCCGCGCGCAGGCCAACCTGCAGGCGATCATGAGCCAGCTCGCCGCGGCGCATCCCAGGACCAACGATCGCCGTCCGATCGCGACCGCCGCGAACGTGCGCATCCACCCCGAGGCGGATCGGATGCTGCGGCCCGTCGCGGCCGGCCTCGGGATCGCGATCGGGCTGGTGCTGCTCGTCGCCTGCGCCAATGTCGCCAACATGCTGCTGGCGCGCGCGTCGGGACGGCAGCGCGAGATCGGCATCCGCCTCGCGATTGGCGCCAGCCGGCGGCGGCTGATTCAACAGCTCCTGACCGAGAGCCTCGTGCTCGCGGCCCTCGGCGCGGCCGCGGGCATTATGCTCGCGTCGTTCGCCATCCAGGTGATCGCGGCGCTGCCGCTGCCGCTCCCGGTTCCGGTGGCGCTCGACCTGCACGTCGACGGCCGGGTCATGCTCTTCACCACCGTCGTCGCGACCGCCGCCGGCCTGCTCGCCGGCCTGATGCCGGCGCTGCGCGCCACGCGCGTGAACCTCGCCGCCGACATGAAGGGGGAAGCGACCATCGCCAGGGCGGGCCGCCGCTGGACGATCCGCGACGGGCTCGTCGTGGCGCAGACCGCGGTCACGCTCGTTCTCCTCGTCACCGCCGGCCTGCTGATCCGCAGCATCCTCCAGGCGCAACGCGTCGATCTGGGTTTCCGGGCCGAGGGAGCCGCCGCGCTGGGGACGGAGCTGGGCCTGATCGGCTACACCGAGGCGCGCGCGGCGGCGCTGTTCGAGCGCGCGGCGGAACGCGTCAGCGCGATTCCCGGCGTCACGTCGGTCGCGCGTGCGGTTCGCCAGCCGCTCGCGATCAACTACAACCGCAACACCATCTTCTTCCCGGAGCGATCGCTCCCCGACGACCGCGGCACGCCCGTCTCGGCGACGTGGGTGGACGAGCATTACTTCAAGACGCTGAACGTGCCGCTCGTGCGCGGGCGCGACTTCACTGCCGCGGATACGCCGTCATCGGCGAGGGTCGCAATCGTCAACGACGCCTTCGTCCGCCGCTACTGGCCCGGCGAGGAGCCGCTCGGCCGCCGCTTCCGCACCCGCGCCGCGGACGGCCCCGAGTTCGAGGTGGTCGGCGTCGTCGCCGACTACAAGGTGGAAACCGTCGGCGAGAAGCCGACGCCGTACATCCACTACGCGCTCGGCCAGCGCCAGTTCACCGGCGAGGTGCTGATCGCGCGCACCGCCTCGGACGCGCGAGGGCTGCTGGCGGCGATGCGGCGCGAACTGCTGGCGCTCGAGCCCAACGCGGTCTTCCTCGACAACCAGACGATGGAGGCGCAGGTGGCGGCGAATCTGCTGCCGGCGCGCCTGGCGGCGCAGACGCTGGCGCTGGTCGGTGTGGTGGCGACGCTCCTCGCCGCCATCGGTCTCTACGGCGTCATCGCCTATGCAGTCGGGCGGCGCACGCGCGAGATCGGCATCCGCATCGCCCTCGGCGCGACCCCGGGCGACGTGCTCGGCATGGTCATGCGCCAGGGTCTCGGCATCGTCGCCGGCGGACTGACCGTCGGTCTCGTGCTCTCGTGGATTGCCGCGCGCGCGATCGCCTCGGCGCTGTACGGGGTCGGCGCCGCCGATCCCGCCGCGTGGACCGGCGCCGTCGCCGTCATGCTCGGATCCGCCGCGCTCGCCAACTATCTGCCCGCGCGCCGCGCCGCACGCGTCGACCCGAGCATCGCGCTCCGCGCCTCGTAGCGGCCGTCAGTTGCGCAGCGCCTGCATCGGGTCGATGCGCGACGCACGTCGTGCCGGCAGCCAGGCGGCGAGCGCCGCCACAACCGTCAGCAGCAGCGCGGCTGCGGCGAAGGTCCAGGGATCGCGGGGCTCGAGGCCATAGAGCAGCGTCCGCACGTACGTCGCCGCCCACGCCGAGAGCGCGGCCCCCAGCACGATTCCAAGAGCGACCAGCCTCGCGACGCGCGCGATGATCATCCGGATCACGCCGTCCGCGCTGGCGCCGAGCGCCATCCGGATCCCGATCTCGCCGCGCCGCAGCGTCACGCCGTGTGACGTCACGCCGTACAGCCCGATCGCGGCGAGCAGCAGGCCGAGGCCGCCGAAGAACCCCGCGACGGTAGCGACGAGACGCTCCTGCGCGAGCGACGTCTGCACCTGTTCGTCGAGCGTCTGAAAGCCGAGCACCGCGGCCGGCTGCTCCCGTTCCAACGCTGCGGCCACACTCTTCACCAGCACACGGGGCGGAACGCCCTGCGATCGGAGGGAGAGGACGATGACCGGTCCGGTATCGTCCGCCTGGAGCAGCGGCAGGTACATCGTCGGCTCCATCGGCGCGCGCAGGGATCGGTAGACCGCGTCCTCGACCACGCCGACGACCTCGTACTCGGCCGCTCGTCCCGGTAAAGGGCGGCGCACGATCTGGCCGATCGCCGGTCGTCCCCCCAGGAACCGGCGCTCGAACGCGCGGTTCACGATCGCCACGGCCGGCGCACCGTGCCGGTCCCCGGCGTTGAAGTCGCGCCCGGCG
The genomic region above belongs to Vicinamibacterales bacterium and contains:
- a CDS encoding ABC transporter permease, with the translated sequence MLADVRYAVKWLLRSPGFTVVAVLSLAVGIGFNTALFSIVDALLFRPLPIADPARLVDVYTRGGDGDTYATSSYPDYLDFQAGNRVFTGLLAYSPSIGALKAGDRSRMALGEVVTGNYFQVLGISAALGRTLLPEDDRAGAPRVTVISHAVWARDFARDPAALGRTLLIHGQPYTIVGVAPEAFTGLVPMLQPEMWTPIAWVEDVEPAGIQDVVPSPTGTSRLDRRGQRWLFMKGRLKDGETAARAQANLQAIMSQLAAAHPRTNDRRPIATAANVRIHPEADRMLRPVAAGLGIAIGLVLLVACANVANMLLARASGRQREIGIRLAIGASRRRLIQQLLTESLVLAALGAAAGIMLASFAIQVIAALPLPLPVPVALDLHVDGRVMLFTTVVATAAGLLAGLMPALRATRVNLAADMKGEATIARAGRRWTIRDGLVVAQTAVTLVLLVTAGLLIRSILQAQRVDLGFRAEGAAALGTELGLIGYTEARAAALFERAAERVSAIPGVTSVARAVRQPLAINYNRNTIFFPERSLPDDRGTPVSATWVDEHYFKTLNVPLVRGRDFTAADTPSSARVAIVNDAFVRRYWPGEEPLGRRFRTRAADGPEFEVVGVVADYKVETVGEKPTPYIHYALGQRQFTGEVLIARTASDARGLLAAMRRELLALEPNAVFLDNQTMEAQVAANLLPARLAAQTLALVGVVATLLAAIGLYGVIAYAVGRRTREIGIRIALGATPGDVLGMVMRQGLGIVAGGLTVGLVLSWIAARAIASALYGVGAADPAAWTGAVAVMLGSAALANYLPARRAARVDPSIALRAS